CAAACTTAAGCTCTGATACATTCCCCTTGGTACAAGGGAAAATAAAGTACCAATGCAACAGTAAAAGCAAGCCTACATAGTGGTGATGCATACTTGTGTAAAGCAACCGTCAGTTTTTGTGATAATATCAGTAATTTGTCTTATGCTTACCTGGCAATCCATCCTATCTGTGATCCCACCATGGCCAGGAATGCTATCACCAAAATCCTGTGAcggagaaaatatatatataaagatcgGGTACATTACAAATTTTAGCATTTAGAAAAGGAATGTTCCACATTTATCAAACCTTGATCTTGAAAGCCCTTTTAAAGCCACTGGCAAAAAATCCACCAAATGGTGCTATAATCGACGCAAAAAGACCGAGACAAAGTGCATGCCACTGTACAGGAAAAATTGAAATCTCTCTCCAAGGAAACTGGAAATAATTGACGTGTGTAGCAGCTCATTAGTATCATATTCACCTTTCACATCTAAAATTGGAAGGAtagaacataaaataaaaacaaaatggtAAAAGATAGCTAACTGATTCAATTAAAGGACACTGGCAGCCAGCAATTTACAAGAAGTTTGACATGAGCCATTGTTAACTGCAAGAGGGACGATTTCTCCCAGGTCACTAGATTTATACCAAAATCAGACATAAACTTACCCATTCAGGAAACCACTCCGGGATAGTAAAATCTTCAGGTGTAAACAATGAACCTGGATCGCAATGAAGCCAGCCAGTTGATAAATCCTACACCATTCAGTCAATACAAAGTTTAAACTTCTAGAAAACTGATGAGTAAAGTTTGAAAATACAGAAGATCGGATGTAAGCCAGAAACAACCTTTCTAGGGCACGTCAACCACTGAAAGCGGCCCAATAAGTTTGCAAgctgaaaataatttcaaatttaactaaatttataaccacgaaattttaaaatgacaggCCAAGATTGACCCATGTAGCAAAATACTCCATAAAAGCTCCATCACTATATCAAAGATTTTCCATAATCTCAATTGTCTCCAAATAACTGGATGATTTCCTACCACAAAAGCAGAGATCATGGTGGTAATAGATGCCCCAATGAAGCCCTCCCACGTTTTCTTCGGTGATAACTTGATCAAAGGAGTTCTCCCGAAGAAGAACCCACAAAAGTAAGCACCGATATCGTTGATAACAATAAGGGATGCTGGAAGAAGGAACCTGCATTGATGCCAATTGTGTTGGAAATTTTTTATAGAAGTTAATTTAATCAGCAAAATTGTGTCTGTTAATTAGTATAGGGTATTTATAAGGCTCGGAATCCAAGTATCTGAGCTACAAAAATATTGAAGTCCTCAAGACGTAAAAGATCAAGCATACAAAAATGAGTGTGTACTAAACGGTCATAAAACAAGACGTTTCTAAAAAGATTCTGTTAACCGAGCGAGACAACTGAAATATAGTAAAGTACATAATACATGATCTGGCTGAAATCGATCGGAGTCATTATAACAACACAAATCATTATGTCTAATGAGAGAAAACTGAAAACCATCGACCAGTAATTATCATCCATGGAGTTCAACTGTAAACAAGATTATatgaaaactgaagttgtgttaccagaaaattccttcaaaaatatttgcCACTGTAAAAGCCGACTGAGTGAAAACCACAATCAAAATCATGTGTGTCCAAGCATATTGGCCAAATTGATACTTGTACATCTTTTTCTTTAGAGTGAGAATGAACCACATGAAACCTGACgtcacaaaagaaaaaaaaatttagtttcaTATTGACAGCTAAAAGCAGTCTGTCGTCACGGCTGAAATGACACATGTTATgaatataattacaaaaaaaaaaaaatcaatttgatGGGCACACAAgcaaaatataacatattagaAGAATAAACTAAAAATTAGTATCAGATCATACAACAGTAGAGTGCAAGGTCAAGTTTATACCAACCAGCAATATACAAAAAATAGCAGGTGACCATATGATACTTAATAAATCTGCTGACGAGCTTATACAAAACTTTGTCTGTAGTAACAGTATTCACAAGCCTTTGACTCAGAATCCGGCCATAAAAATATAGCATTGCAGTGAAGAAGAAGTACCTGAAAACAGAGGAACGTTAAACATTAGGAAAATCCATAATATAAATGCAGAAAATCTTTgttaattacaaaataaatgTCAGTCCACGAGGAAAATAAAAGTAAGGCAGCACAACAAAAATAAAGATACTGATTTAGCAAGTGATGAAAGTGGAGCCAAACACATTAAGAGAATTTGAGGTAATTAAAACATGGGCACTAATAAGGTGCCTGGACTGGAATGGAAAAAACATACAGCAAAACCTTCAGGATTTTCATTCTCTGATAAAAAGCTTACAGAAAATTAAATGTGGAGAATCCTTCTTGAagcaataaatttaagaaaaactACCAAAATGGTGTCAATAACTCCAAGTTATGGAGACATTAACTTGCACGGTTTTAACAATGAAATGATATCCTGAGGAAGGAAGAAGATCTTGAAGACAAACAGATCTGGAACAACCCACCAATTTAAGAGCCTGAAACCAGGAAGGCGTCTGTCTTCATGTGCTCTTCTAAGTAAATGGAACAGCTCCTTTGCCATAAATATTTGTATAACCACGACCATGGCCCAGATATAAAGGTGGCCCATATATATCACAAAGACAAATCCTCCAATCATCCACACAGAAGAGTATGTGCGGATTAACATCGACTTGTACTTGTTATTATCATTAACAAGTAAATGGcttccattttctttatcaACTTCTGAAGGGACCTGGAATTTTAGAAAGGAGAAGACAAAGAaataagaattttgaaatttataagtttcaaataCAGGTAATCTTATCAGATTCAGCAAGaggataaaataaaacaaacaacTCTCTCACAAGATCTATTTAACATAATTCAGCACGGTGCAAAAAACTGATTCCCAAAAAGATCACCAACCTCATTTAAACCTCTTCGCCGACGCCTTGCCGTAGACATGCCAGTTGTTGAGGGGCCACCAGAACCAGAATCCTTTTGCATCTTCTCTCTAAGATTTGAACGCCACTAAAAATTCACATAAATATATTGATCCTGATGAACCATATGAGAAATCAAAACCAACCACCACAAAATTTAGCCCCACTTGAACTTTGAGCAGCTGCAATAAAAATAACCAAAGTCATGTGAGAAAATGGTCCTCACCCTTATTTATCTCACCTTAAACACTTGAATTCGAagattaacataaaaaaaataaggaagaTCGGCAAACAATCGCAAATATGAACTTCTAGTGACATTTATTCTGATGttcattttcataatttttcttcACTTCTTAATTCTTAACTACTATCATATTCAGGCAACCATAAAATCAAACAAATACTGAATATTAAGTTTaggaacaaaaacaaaaactacaGGAGAAGCTCCAAAAAAAAAGTCATAAACTTCAAAACATATTCTTAGCAATACATAGAACATCAACgctaacaaaaacaaaaacaaaatgaaatatGATATAACTATCATATTGCCTATCAACTCTTCAAGtaccaaaaaataataatggtaATAAAAGATTTTCTTAAAAACAATACTAACGAAACACATATTCACACAAACATGATTCAAATACGGCATacacataaaattaatttctttaCAGCAATCGTGTAGCAATTAAGAATTAATAACAGCTGAAAATTGCATCTTGGtaagaaaaattcaaagttGAACCAAATCCACAATAAAGAAACAACAATTCACCATACCAGTGACAAAGAATTCACCAGAGGCCAATAGGAATCGAGGAGCATGcattatatgtaaaaaaaaacttacgACAAAACCAACCGAGAACTAAGATACTCCAATATTAAGGCGACATGCGTCAATGATAGATTAAAAGAGCGAGAGAGATCTGGCCTTTTGCTCAGTGTAGCGTGTTGGGATTCGAAGTTCGCTTTGgttcgatttttaaaaaaatttgaggtCAAAAGGGTATCGGGGATTATTACAATTTAATTTCTCCCGATTCAGTCCAAAGAAAATATTGGGGTTAAACTGTTAAAAGTGATGggctaattaaaattttaattttctttttggcACAATTTAGATGTGTAGAGTATTATTGGAACCAATCATATTAGTTTTAATTGTCAGACAAACTCATTTATTATCACTCTTAAAccataatcaataaaataaaatcagaaaaaaaaaaccacttcATTGTATATTTTTGcccaaatataaaaaattaaaaaaagtaaaacagGATAACGGTTATTATTAGGACATCAtacttaatataataatatagatattaATATGAAAACTGATAAATAGGATGGTTGGGAACACCTTTATAGCTGGAGAATCTAAGGTAGAAAAGGTCAAGGGCGTAAAGTGGAAAAAGACAGCGGAGACCGAGAGTGAGCATCTTAGCTTTTTCAATCTACAAATAGAATAATTGGATGAAGCTTGTTTGAAACTTTATATTCTGAATCTCAATTAAATTAGAAGTTATCAATTTCAGCAGACAAACGCGAGAAATTAAAGAGTTCAACCTTCAGAATAAACAATGTTAACCAGAACACATTTAATGGCAACCACGAGCGGCGGAACCAAGACTTGGGGGGGTGGGAAGGATCAAAATGAATCCAGTGTTGTGCACAATGGAGGATCCGGGTAGCGATATGTGTTCTGTGAATAATTTTTTGCACTCACATGTACAAAATTtatcaaaagaaacaaaaaaaactgCTCGCCTAGTAGGTGTATGGAAGAGATGTGACATCCTAAGAAATGGGTCTGGGATAATGACCATACAAGCTAACAACAGCACCACCTTTTTCAAGCTTGATCGACTTCTCATTTCTGAACAAAGGATTATCCCCAGGGATGTACTCGAAACCACCCATTTTTTGGTGAAACGTCTAAACTTTTTTGGTCAGCCTGTTGGgaaattacacccccgaagcgatgccaactacgatgataatagtaccctaaaaattgcggaataaaataaccaacaagaacacaaagatttacgtggttcacccaatattggctacgtccacggagcactgcaacttttataacaggagaaatattacaacaagtgtatacaccaatacactcaatatttctcacactcccaacccgagtataccgagaaaataatttctctaactcacacaagagaattcccgcactcaagaaaaaaatacactctttttttctatgcactctctatttatcaaagctaaaaagcttttgattttgggatacaataactgaaggaattgagctctatttataactaattccctcgtccaattttaataaaaaaacgatgtgggaaaagattttattattattttatttaatgtgggtcccaccacattaaataaaatcttacctaacaattctcccacttgaagacttgatttcaattatgtcttcacaccatcagtgcagcagctcatacctcctttgttagtctaggagaccaactgaagtcaaacacaacttcagtttttcaatgatagcagccttcgtgagcatatcagctggattcttgcttccaggaatcttctcaagcTTCAAGACTTCATTCACCTGATCTCTAAGGATccccattccaaggatttgctttgcagcacccaaatccttcaaagcaaattcctttgataactctttctcgagtttatcaatctgctccagacaagctcctgctatcaacatatcatctacatatatcagtagtatgatataataaccatcaagcttcacataacaacagtgatcagcctgatacctcagaaaaccatcattattcattacaccatcaaacttcttgtaccactgtcttgcttgtttgagaccatacaagctcttctgaagtttgcacaccattttctctttccctcgtacttcaaatccctgtgattgattcatttcttcatctaggtcactgtgaagaaacgcagtctttacatccaactgctccagatgtaaatcttcttttaccatcaatccaagtacagtcctgatagtagttaactttaccaccagagagaaaatatcagtgtaaccaatgacttccttttcaccttttacaccaagtatttctttgtaccgcttgctaccgtcatgttctaaccggtactcccacttgctatgtaaaacctttttactttcaggaagttctgacaactcccacttgtgattggatgacagtgaatccatcacatctttcatggctaactcccactgtttaaaagtctcataaacatccgatttattttcacaaaataaacccaaaatttcctgctcgaatcgtcaacagtagtgccataatatcttgagtgatctccaagggatgtcacaggagatggtccacatatatcagtatgtgccagctccaaatccgctgatttcggttctctaacctcttttgaaaagctcacctttttctgctttccaaaaaatacagcttcacacagcttgtgttcaacgatctttaattccggtagctttccgtttgaaacaagcatcttcattcccttctcactcgtatccccaagcctactatgccatagacttgaattagctccagcatccacagccgctaatttatttctcaaactggaagtcatataaagtgttccagttttctttcctcgagcaacaatcatggctccctttttcactttccaggaaccatcaccaaaggtcaccttATGACCTTCGTCGNNNNNNNNNNNNNNNNNNNNNNNNNNNNNNNNNNNNNNNNNNNNNNNNNNNNNNNNNNNNNNNNNNNNNNNNNNNNNNNNNNNNNNNNNNNNNNNNNNNNGGGTTAGCTTTCATGTCTGATGAAACAGAGACTTCATTTCAGTGGGTGTTTAAGACATTTCTTGAATCTAGGGGGGGGGGGCACAACCAGAaacaattttcactgatcaatGTCAATCAACGATGAATGCTATTGAATCGGTGTTTCCATGTTCACAACATCGTCTTTTCCAATGGCACATTTCAAAAAATGCCCCTTCACATTTGGGTAACTTGAATGTCAATCATGAATTTAAAGGCATGTTTATGAAGTGTATGCAAATTTTGTGATTCTGAGGAAGAATTTGATATGGTGTGGAAAAAAATGATTGGTGAGTTTGGTCTTGAAAACCATTCGTGGTTGAGGGGAATGTACAAGTTGCGACATAAATGGTCAACAGCATTtagtaataaaaaattttgtgctGGGCTTAAGGCTACCTCTAGAAGTGAATGCACAAACTCTGTTTTGAAAGATGGTGAAAAGAGAACTTTTACTCTATTTGAATTTGTGAATAGATTTGAAGAATTCAGAAACGGTGGCGGatacaagaaaatgaaaaaaactaTAAGTGCCGACATAAGACGCCTACACTCGTAGTGAAAAATCAACCGTTGCTACAGCATGCCGCATCTGTTTATACAATTGACATCTACAAAATCTTTGAAAAGGAGTTAGTGAATTCTTTAAACACTGAGTTTGATCATCCCCCTACATTCACGGGCAATCCAATGAAGTTTGACATAAGATCGGTTGGACAATCAAATAGGATCCAAAATGTCACATTTGATGTGGAAACTAATGAAATCAAATGCACTTGTCATTATTTTGAAACAGTTGGAATGTTGTGTAAGCACATTTTGATtgttttaaaattcatgaatgTCCATTCGATACCAACAATATACATAAAAATGCGATGGACGAAGACAATTAGAAATAGGATACAATGTTGTGAAAGTTTCAGCATGTAGTGTGGGAAAGATTCAGATGTTGTGTATAGAAATCAAATGATGAGACTTTGTTATGATCTCATTACAAAAAGTACGGTTCATGTTGATTCGAAAAACTTGATCAAAAGAAGACTTCAAAGTC
This genomic window from Primulina huaijiensis isolate GDHJ02 chromosome 7, ASM1229523v2, whole genome shotgun sequence contains:
- the LOC140981842 gene encoding phosphatidate cytidylyltransferase 1-like → MQKDSGSGGPSTTGMSTARRRRRGLNEVPSEVDKENGSHLLVNDNNKYKSMLIRTYSSVWMIGGFVFVIYMGHLYIWAMVVVIQIFMAKELFHLLRRAHEDRRLPGFRLLNWYFFFTAMLYFYGRILSQRLVNTVTTDKVLYKLVSRFIKYHMVTCYFLYIAGFMWFILTLKKKMYKYQFGQYAWTHMILIVVFTQSAFTVANIFEGIFWFLLPASLIVINDIGAYFCGFFFGRTPLIKLSPKKTWEGFIGASITTMISAFVLANLLGRFQWLTCPRKDLSTGWLHCDPGSLFTPEDFTIPEWFPEWFPWREISIFPVQWHALCLGLFASIIAPFGGFFASGFKRAFKIKDFGDSIPGHGGITDRMDCQMVMAVFAYIYLHSFVVPQSLSIEMIMDQILMNLTFEEQQVLYTKLGCIIMEKQYGES